In Macaca fascicularis isolate 582-1 chromosome 12, T2T-MFA8v1.1, the genomic stretch CTCTGTGGGTCCGCGCACTCCCACATGGCAGTTGTCTATCCACTATCCATCGCCCTTCCTCTCTCACTAGCAGAACCTCCATTGGATGAGGATGGTCTAAGCCAGTTGTGCAACCTATTGCCCACTCTACCAGCCTTCTTTACACCTAGTGGCGGCCACAGATATGATTCTGGTCAATGAGGCTCAAGGAGAAGACTGCTGGGAACTCTAAAAAACCTCGCTTTTcctaccaaagagaaagaaagacactgCTTGGCaccctctctcccttttccttccttttgcttgTGACTGCTAGAGCTGCAGCAACCATCATGGGACCATCAGGAAAAGGACAAAAGAACTGGGAAGAGAGCAATCAGTCCTGGACATCGCTGAGCACCCAACCAATATTAGCAAATTTTATGTGTAAAATTACAACACCAAAAAAACACCTCACCCCTATGTTTTTAAGCCACTGGAGTTAGGTTTTTGTCACTAGCAGCTGAGGGCACTCTTGATTAATAATACGACCATCTAATTTGGGGTCTTCCCAACTTCCATCATCCTCAAACCACTTTCAGCATTTTTGCCATGCCTGCTTAAGTACCATGTTCTTCTTTAAATTGAGTCACTTTTATTAACGTGACTTACAACAAATACGTaatgatttaaattaaaatagattcACCATTAATCACCCAAAACCATCCCATTTTTACCAATGGAGCACTTTGCAAAAGCAAACCCAGCTCCGGCTATGTCTCTCATGCCCCCACCCTCAACTTCCAGGAGGGAAGGCTCTGGAGCAGGGTCTTCCCCGAGCGAGTCATATGGCACCTAGGCCCACACACACCTCAGGAACTCTACAGAGACAGAGATGATCAGTAGGTCTGCTGAATAGTAAGACTTACACAAGATTCGTGGTAGTAGTATTAAATGGTCTCATTTCAAAACTAAgatgtttgcatttatttctgggGATAAATTAGGGAATACTGAGCAGTCCTTTTTTTGTGTCAGTGCAGAGAAAGCTATGTGGctggggaagaaacagaaatacccAGGCCAGCTGGTACCGCTGGTCCAGCAGAAGCAGGAAGCTCCTTCAGATGTTCCTGAACACTTtgctctgcccacctcccagCATTCTCCGCTTAGTGTCCATTCAATTATGACAGTAACATTTCAAATCAGTGGAGAAAAGATGGGTTATGCAACAGTGGTGATAGGATAGTTGAGaaattattaggaaaaaataGTTATATCCCTAACTCACTCcacttatatacacatatgcaaaaaaaaatcagatgggcGAAAGccttaaatataaaagaatttatCTATAAACTATGCTACATTCATAGAATAGACTGTTGTGCAGTAGTCAgttagaaaaggaagaagtaaatatGTATGTACTGACAAAGAACTATATAATGTTCAATAAAAAGCAGtttataggccaggtgtggtggctcaactataatcccaagactttgggaggccgaggcaggcagatcacttgaggtcaggagtttaagaccagtcgggccaatatggtgaaaccctatctctactaaaaatacaaaaattagccaggtttggtggcctACGTGTGTAATcgcagctactagagaggctgagacaggagaatcgcttaaacccgagaggtggaggttgcagtgagcaaaaatcacaccattgcactccagcctgggcaactagactctttctcaaaaaaatccaaattataaATAACATACATGGAATGATACCATTTATGTTAAATGTGTGCATAGATATCCATATGAACGTATGATGAAATGCATTAATAGAGTCTGAAAGGATAAACCTTAATTGGGTAgcagtcattctttttttcatggaAATGCAGAATTATTTACTTATTAGTTGCATAAGATCAGCTGTTCTATTTAAGTTCACCAAAAAAAACTATTTCTCATCAtccctctttttctcctctctgcttTTGAAGTGTGTATGAGGGCATTATGAGGAGATAAAGTGATTACATTCAAGGATGTCATTAGAATATAATCATATATTGCCACATATTGCccatctaattttaaaaagcgGAAAAGAACAAAACTTAATGAAAAAAGCTGAACTACAAAGTAAtagagaaaacatgaaagaatgttttataattttaatgtggCAATCAGCTCTCTCAGCAACATGTCAAAGACAAagccataagaaaagaaaaagactgacaaATATGAAACTAAAATCTCTATATCGCAAAGCAAAagacaataaaatggaaaaaaagcatTCACAACATGATGAAGAAAGAGTAATATTATTAAACTGTGAATTGTTtggaaataatatgaaaattacaAACCCAGTAGGAAAATGAGTAAAAGGCATAAAGAAGCactctattttaaaagaagacacaaaaatgtCCAAAATTCACACTCGAGATGTTCAACTTCACTAATaattacagaaaagcaaattaaaatgagatattagccaggcacagtagctcacgcctgtaatcccaacactttgggaggccaagatgagtggatcacctgaggtcaggagttcgagaccagcctggtgaacatggtgaaaccccatctctactaaaaatacaaaaaaattatccgggtgtggtggtgggtgcctgtaatcccagctactgggaaggctggggcaggagaattgcttgaaccaaggaggtagcggttgcagtgaacctagatcgcaccattgcactccagcctgggcaacaagagcaaaactccatctaaaaaaaaataaaattaaaaataaataataaataaaatgagatatcatttttCACCTAGATGGAAAGGATTAAAAAGATTTCTAGTAGCCAGTTGTTGGCAAGGGCAGGGCAGAAACAGGTGCACTTCCATTCTATTGATGGAAGCCTAAACTGGCTTCAGCAGGCAAACCTGGAAGATAGTATCAAAAGCTGAAATGCGCAGGCATGTTGTCATCTTCTAGGAATTTAAGAAAAGAATGGTGCACGGTGCAAAGTTGTGTGAACAAGAAGGGCCATTGTACTGAAAAGTTAGAAACAGcctgaatgtccatcaatagggttttggttaaataaatttatgAGACTTGGAGGTATTATGGAGACCAGGCAGATGTTATAAAAGATAAAGAACGTCTTTACATATTGACACAAAGCACATAAATGTTCACATGAGAAAAACAGCTGACACTATTCCACATATCAAGTGATCCTCTTTTGTTTAATATATAACTACCGGTAAGGCTGACACTTAACAGTTGTTATCCCTGTAGGTTAGAATTTgagggaaatttttttctttttttttttttctttttttttttttgagacaaagtttcactccagcccaggctggagtgcaatggtgggatctcggctcactgcaacctccgcctcccgggttcaaaaggttctcctgcctcagcttcccgagtagctgggattacaggcacgttccaccatgcccagttaattttgtatttttagtagagacagagtttctactaaaaatgttggtcaggctggtctcgaactcctgacctcagatgatccacccgccttggcctcccaaagtactgggataacaggtgtgagccaccacacctggctggaaaTTTTCTATATTATTGAAACTTCTTACAAACACTATGTGTTATTTGTATGATAACAAAAGTGAATAAAGATTTCATTCTGAAAATCTAAGGAAGAGACATGCTATTTATGCTGTCCTTTAAGGACTTATTTACCCTTTCTTTTGTTCAACAAGTATGAACAGTTTATTACATAGAAGGTAGTGCCTCCAGGACTGAGGTAGAAACAAAAGACAATTGGACCTAAGCCTCTCTCTGCTTCCTGAAACCAAACCGATATTATCACTGCCCCCACCTGACacgcagacacacagacacacagacacacacacacatacacacacacatacgtgccTTCCTCCTGCCATAAATAAGTTGGTGTCCCTTGGCCACTCCACCCCCAGTCCCACCACCTGCATCCTAGAGTCCATATCCTCATCATTTTCTCAGAAGCCTCACACTATTCAttatcattctttcttcctttctttccaacttttccCTCTCTATTGCATTCACCTAGTCAGCAATGAAAACTTCTCAAGTCTCTTTCATTCTAaataaaaggaagggagggaaggaaggacatTCTGGACAGAATTAttggggagagaagggaggaggaaggggagaggaaagaggTATCCAAGCATATTCTCCAAATTTGTGGCTTttaaaccttctttttttttttgagacggagtctcattctgtcgcccagactggagtgcagtggcacaatctcggctcactacaagctccacctcctgggctcacgccattctcctgcctcagcctcctgagtagctgggactacaggcgcccaccaccatgcccagctaatcttttgtatttttagtagagacagggtttcactgtgttagccaggatggtctccatctcctgacctcgtgatctgcccgtctcggcctcccaaagtgctgggattacaggcgtgagccactgcgcccagctaaacCTTCTTAAAGAAATATGTTAGCCTAACTATTATAAGAATATAACacctagtgtggtggctcacgcttgtgatcccagcactttgggaggcccaggggggtggatcacctaaggtcgggagttcaaaaccagcctggccaacagagtgaaaccccatctctactaaaaatacaaaaattagctgggcattgtggcgcacacctgtagtcccagctactcgggaggttgaagaaggaggatcacttgaacctgtgaggtagaggttgcagtgagccaagattgtgctactgcactccaccctgggcaacaaagtgagactccatcccaaaaaaaaaaaagaacataacagAGACAGTAATATAAAAGGAAGATAATATAAAAGCAAGAATTTGAGCTAGGCAGAGaaggtgctctctctctctctctgacccaGAGGGTGGACCCAGTCCAGAACACCGCAGCCACTGCCTCAGGATGCAGTCTATTGGAGTCAGGACCTGGATGATCTCAATTGTGGATGGCTCATTTCTCTCCAGCTATCACTCAGTCCCTCCTCCCCTTCAGCCAGACTCCTAGAAAGAGTTGTCTACTTGCCTTCCATGTCCTTACCTCCTCCACTTCTCCACCCACTAAGTTGGCAACTGAGCCCCACTTAGTGGGGAACTCTACCAAAACCAGTTCCCCCCAGGCACACCTCTCAATCTTGTCTCCACTTCCCAGCAGCATTTGGCACCAGTTTTGTGTCTGTCCTCTCTTTGCATTCTTTGCCAATGTTTCTTCTCCAGCCTCACTTCTCAGTCCTGGGGTTCCCAGTGCTCAGTCCCAAGACCTTTGCTCTCTTCCCTGAACCCTCTTTCCTAGGCCATCTCATCCAAGCCAGCATGTTCATCACCATTACGCACCAATGGTGCACAAACACATGCATTCTGAAAATGCACGATCAGTCAACACCTCACAACTGGCATCCAGGAGATGTCGGCTTCATCTATATCTCTGCTTGGGTATCTTAcagatttcatttattcattctataaTGTATCTCCTATGTGTCAGGAACTACACCAGGCACTGGATATAGAATGATAAACAAAACAGGCATGGTTCATGCCCCTGAGCAGCTTAACTCAAATGACAGCAACTGAACTCAAGAGCTTTCTTCAACCAACATGCTCTGTGTCTCAACAAATGGCACAACTTCCACCCACCTGCTCATGCCAGCAACTTGAATGTTATAGGTGATATTTCACTTTCCCTTATTCTACTTGGGGGAGACACACTCTAAATAGCATCCCCCTACCCACAATGAGGCATGCCTTTGTAGAATCTTCTCCCCTTGAGGCAGAACCTGTGACCTGCTTCTAATAGAAGATAGCCAAggtgggctgggagtggtggctcatgcctataatcccagcactttgggaggccgaggttggtggatcacttgaggtcaggagttctagaccagcctgaccaacatagtgaacccccatctctactaaaaatacaaaaattagccagctgtcatggcatacacctgtaatcccagctacttgggatataCAGCCAAGGTGATAGATGTTAGAATCTTGTTTAGGATATGTTATATGGCAATAGTGACTGGATGGCATTCCTGTGATTACGTTATGTTATATAATACTCCATCTTAGCTGGCTCGAGAGAGACTCCCTTGCTGGCTTTAACGAAGTAAGCTATCGAAGAGTAATGTTACAGAGCAGAGGGAATGAGGAGGCTGCGTCTGGCTCCTGCTCTCACAGCCATTGCAGTACATTGAGCTCCATAGAGACCGCGCCAGGGCAAGTGAGAGCCAGAAGGGCACTGGGCGACTCTGTGCCTCactgaggaaaaataactaaacatGGGCAAAGGAGATCCTAAGAAGCTGAGAGGCAAAATGTCAGCACATGCATTTTTTGTGCAAACTTGTTGGAAGGAGCATAAGCAGCAGCACCCAGCTGCTTCAGTCAACTTCTCAGAGTTTTCTCAGAAGTGCCTAGAGAGGTGGAAGATCATGACTGCTAAAGAGAAAGGCAAATTTGAAGATATGCCAAAGGCGGACAAGGCCCattatgaaagagaaatgaaaacttatatccCTCCTAAACGGGAGACAAAAAAGTttaggccgggctcggtggctcacacctgtaattccggcactttggtacgcgaggccggtggatcacgaggtcaggaatccAAGActacctggccaagatggtgaaaccgcctttctactaaaactacaaaaatcagccaggcgcagtggcaggcacctgtaatcccagccacccagtaggctgaggcaggagaaccactagAACCcaagtggcagaggttgcagtgagcagagatagtgccactgcactccagcctgggcaacagcatgagactccatctcaaaaaaaaaaaaaaaaaaaaaaaaaagaagttcaaggATCCCAATGCACCCAAGAGGCCTCCTTCAGCCTTTTTCCTGTTCTGTTCTGAGTATCGCCCAAAAATCAAAGGAGAACATCCTGGCCTGTCCATTGGTGATGTTGGAAAGAAACCGGGAGAGATGTGGAATGACACTGCTGCAGATGACAAGCACCCTTATGAAAAGAACGCTGCGAAGCTGAAGGAAAAATATGAATAGGATATTGTGCATATCAAGCTAAAGGAAAGCCTGATGCAGCAAAAAAAAGGGAAGTGTCAAGgctaaaaaggcaagaaaatagaaggaagaggaggaagatgaagaggataaggaagaggagaaagatgaagatgaagaagatgatgatgaataAGTTGCTTCTGGcacagttttttttcttgtctataaagCATTTAACCCCCCTGCAAAAAACTcactccttttaaagaaaaatattgaaatgtaAGGCTGtgtaagatttgtttttaaaatgcacagtgtctttttttttttttgtatagctAACACACTGCCAAATGTGTCTTTAGATAGCCCTCTCCTGGTGGTATTTTCAGTAGCCACTAACCTTGCCTGGTACAGTACGGGGGTTGTAAATTGGCATGGAAATTTAAAGCAGGTTCTTGTTGGTCCACAGCACAAATTAGTTATATACAGGGATGGTAGTTTTTTCATCTTCAGTTGTCTCTGATGCAGTTTATACAAAATAATTGTTCTGTTAACTGAATACCACTTTGtaattgcaaaaaataaaaagttgcagCTGTTTTGTTGACATTCTGAATGCTTCTAAGTAAGTACAATtcttttattaggaaaaaaaaaaaagaagaagaagaagctatCATGTTTATCAAGGAACTGTGGTTGGCCTCTGAGAGCCAGAAAGAAAATGGGGACCTCAGTGCTACAACTGCAAGGAGATGAATTTGCCAACAACCTGAGGAAGCTTGCAAATTGGCCTTTCCCTAGTTGAGCCTCTGATGAAATTACAGCCCATGTCAATACTTGGTCTGAAGTCTGGTGAGTTCCTGAGCAGAGGACCCCGTTAAGTTGTGCCTAGACTCTTGACCCAtggaaactgtaagataataaatgggtgttgtttggggctgctaagtttgtggtaatttgttactcAGCATAGAAAACTAGTGGAGCACCTGTCCATCACCagaactttttgattttttcacTGAAATAATTCTCAAAAACTCCGCTTTTCTCCATTTCCACTACTCCACCCAGAGTAAACTGCCATCACTTCCTATCCAAATAGAGTATcttttggcctggcacagtggctcacacctataatcccagcactttgggaggctgaggcgggaggactgcttgagcccaggagtttgagatcagcctgggcaacatggcaagaccctgtctgtattaaaaaatcaaaaaaattagtcaggcatg encodes the following:
- the LOC102142094 gene encoding high mobility group protein B1-like; protein product: MGKGDPKKLRGKMSAHAFFVQTCWKEHKQQHPAASVNFSEFSQKCLERWKIMTAKEKGKFEDMPKADKAHYEREMKTYIPPKRETKKFRPGSKFKDPNAPKRPPSAFFLFCSEYRPKIKGEHPGLSIGDVGKKPGEMWNDTAADDKHPYEKNAAKLKEKYE